A DNA window from Alligator mississippiensis isolate rAllMis1 chromosome 11, rAllMis1, whole genome shotgun sequence contains the following coding sequences:
- the LOC132244009 gene encoding protein TsetseEP-like, whose translation MPGSQVLEEAEHLLAKFLSEELENESQSGDQLEDQPGDQPELQHEEQPGDLPKDQPGNQHEDQPGDQPVEQPELQHEEQPGDHPEDQPGDLPKDQPGNQHEDQPGDQPRVQPGKQPEGKPVKLPRDQPGDQPVVQPEDEAEDLPKDQLGDLSEDHDEDEPGDLPQDQPGDVPKDKPGDLHKDQPGDLSQGKHTGDARIVRTTMPNSKGSVYKSILPDNIHHLSSTIE comes from the exons ATGCCTGGCTCCCAAGTGCTGGAAGAGGCAGAACACCTCCTGGCCAAGTTTCTCAGCGAAGAGctagaaaatgaga GCCAGAGCGGGGACCAGCtcgaggaccagcccggggaccagcctgagctccaacatgaggagcagcctggggacctgcccaaggaccagcctggCAACCAGCatgaggaccagcccggggaccagCCCGTGGAGCAGCCTGAGCTTCAGCATGAGGAGCAGCCCGGGGACCACCCTGAagaccagcctggggacctgcccaaggaccagcctggCAACCAGCatgaggaccagcccggggaccagCCAAGGGTCCAGCCCGGGAAACAGCCCGAAGGCAAGCCTGTGAAGCTACccagggaccagcctggggaTCAGCCTGTGGTCCAGCCCGAGGACGAGGCTGAAGATCTGCCCAAGGACCAGCTTGGGGACCTTTCTGAGGACCATGACGAGGAcgagcctggggacctgcctcaggaccagcctggggacgtGCCCAAAGACAAGCCTGGGGACCTGCacaaggaccagcctggggaccttTCTCAAGGAAAG CACACAGGAGACGCCCGTATAGTTCGGACCACAATGCCGAACAGCAAAGGATCTGTATATAAAAGCATcctg CCGGATAATATCCACCACTTGTCCTCAACCATTGAGTAA